The following proteins are encoded in a genomic region of Rhodoferax aquaticus:
- a CDS encoding Re/Si-specific NAD(P)(+) transhydrogenase subunit alpha: protein MQIGVPTETLVGETRVALTPETAKKLKSQGHTVRVQAGAGLAASVTDEAYVAAGAEITDAAGALGSDLVLKVRSPSASELPSLKPGATVVGMLNPFDAEGLQQLAAAQLTSFALEAAPRTTRAQSMDVLSSQANIAGYKAVMMAADKYQRFFPMLMTAAGTVKAARVVILGVGVAGLQAIATAKRLGAVIEASDVRPSVKEQVESLGAKFIDVPYETDEEKEAAVGVGGYAKPMPQSWLDRQKAEVAKRVAQADVIISTALIPGRAAPTLITAEMVQSMKPGSVIVDIAAGKGPNGGGNCPLSEADKIVVKHGVTIIGETNLPALVAADASSLYARNVLDFLKLVLNKEGALHVDLEDDIVAACLMTQGGAVRRK, encoded by the coding sequence ATGCAAATTGGCGTACCCACCGAAACATTGGTGGGCGAAACACGTGTTGCCCTTACCCCTGAAACTGCGAAAAAACTCAAGTCACAGGGCCATACCGTGCGGGTTCAGGCTGGCGCTGGTTTGGCTGCCAGTGTGACGGACGAGGCTTATGTAGCAGCAGGGGCAGAGATTACCGATGCCGCTGGCGCTTTGGGAAGCGACTTGGTGCTCAAAGTTCGCAGCCCCAGTGCCTCAGAACTTCCTAGTCTGAAGCCCGGAGCTACGGTGGTGGGCATGCTCAATCCGTTTGATGCAGAAGGCTTACAGCAGCTGGCCGCAGCCCAACTTACTTCATTTGCTTTAGAGGCGGCTCCCCGCACAACCCGTGCGCAAAGCATGGACGTGCTGTCCAGCCAGGCCAATATTGCGGGTTACAAAGCCGTGATGATGGCGGCCGACAAATACCAACGCTTTTTCCCGATGCTGATGACGGCTGCTGGCACCGTGAAGGCCGCGCGGGTGGTGATCTTGGGCGTGGGGGTTGCCGGTCTGCAGGCCATTGCCACGGCCAAACGCTTGGGAGCTGTCATTGAAGCCTCCGATGTGCGCCCTAGTGTCAAAGAGCAAGTGGAGTCACTCGGCGCCAAGTTTATTGACGTGCCCTATGAGACCGACGAAGAAAAAGAAGCGGCCGTTGGCGTGGGTGGCTATGCCAAGCCCATGCCACAAAGCTGGCTGGACCGCCAAAAGGCAGAAGTCGCCAAGCGCGTAGCGCAGGCTGACGTGATCATCAGCACCGCGCTGATCCCCGGGCGCGCAGCCCCCACGCTGATCACGGCTGAAATGGTGCAGTCCATGAAGCCTGGTTCTGTGATTGTGGACATCGCCGCCGGCAAAGGCCCCAATGGCGGGGGCAACTGCCCACTGTCAGAGGCGGACAAGATCGTGGTCAAACATGGTGTGACCATCATCGGTGAGACCAATTTGCCCGCTTTGGTAGCTGCGGACGCCTCCAGCTTGTATGCCCGCAACGTCCTGGACTTTTTGAAGCTGGTCCTCAACAAAGAGGGCGCCTTGCACGTGGACTTGGAAGACGACATCGTGGCGGCGTGCTTGATGACCCAAGGCGGCGCAGTGCGTCGCAAGTAA
- a CDS encoding phage minor head protein, which produces MPDVQPFGVQFGQAIDYLKGKLPESTLKWDDLARPVHGKVFAVAGAASTDLVADIQQSLVDALKNGTTITQFRKDFDAAVQKHGWSYSGKRGWRTSVIFDTNMRTAHMAGRWQQLQAGKAKRPFLQYRTAGDARVRPQHRMWNGLIFPIDEAFWQTHYPPNGWGCRCTVRAYSQADLDDNQLQVSKPYQVKTRNVVTRDGEVTDQVPLGIDPGWDHNVGQSWLSPEVALGNKLARLPMELRGPMTDKAISPAYQKVLNDNFKAFKTSIKKPTGASQIVGFMDSGMLDAVSQALPDLELESTALMVQDNKTNHLAGLHKGSSKQAWPSDWIDSLPEHLRNYRAIYLDKKSNSLLVIPQGEFNATIPKIAIRLNQRTKSGIVNSVVSLGSTDALSLQEEAVYQLLLGKVRP; this is translated from the coding sequence ATGCCTGATGTGCAGCCATTCGGCGTCCAGTTCGGCCAAGCCATCGACTACTTGAAGGGTAAGCTGCCCGAAAGCACCCTCAAGTGGGACGATCTGGCCAGGCCAGTGCATGGCAAGGTGTTCGCTGTGGCAGGCGCAGCCAGCACCGATCTGGTCGCCGATATCCAGCAGTCTCTGGTGGATGCACTTAAAAACGGCACCACCATCACCCAGTTTCGTAAAGACTTCGACGCGGCCGTACAAAAGCATGGCTGGTCATACAGTGGCAAGCGCGGCTGGCGCACCAGCGTCATCTTCGACACCAACATGCGCACCGCGCACATGGCAGGCCGCTGGCAGCAGCTGCAGGCGGGCAAGGCCAAGCGTCCATTCCTGCAATACCGCACAGCTGGTGACGCCCGCGTGCGCCCTCAGCACCGCATGTGGAACGGTCTGATCTTCCCGATTGATGAGGCTTTTTGGCAGACACACTACCCGCCAAACGGCTGGGGATGCCGCTGCACCGTCCGCGCCTATAGTCAGGCCGACTTGGATGACAACCAGTTGCAGGTCTCCAAGCCATATCAGGTCAAGACACGAAATGTAGTCACCCGCGATGGTGAAGTGACCGACCAAGTGCCGCTGGGCATTGATCCTGGCTGGGATCACAACGTGGGCCAGAGCTGGCTGTCTCCCGAGGTCGCCTTGGGCAATAAATTGGCCCGCCTGCCTATGGAATTGCGCGGACCTATGACCGATAAAGCGATTTCACCGGCCTATCAAAAGGTGCTCAACGACAATTTCAAGGCGTTTAAAACGTCCATTAAAAAGCCAACAGGTGCTTCGCAGATCGTCGGATTTATGGATAGCGGAATGCTTGATGCTGTCAGCCAAGCGCTTCCTGACCTTGAGCTTGAATCGACCGCGCTGATGGTTCAGGACAACAAGACGAACCATCTAGCCGGTCTGCACAAAGGCAGCTCTAAGCAGGCATGGCCATCGGATTGGATTGATAGCCTGCCTGAGCATTTGCGTAACTATCGTGCGATCTATTTGGACAAAAAAAGCAACTCATTGCTGGTTATTCCCCAAGGTGAGTTCAATGCCACCATCCCCAAGATCGCCATTCGACTGAACCAGCGCACTAAGTCTGGCATCGTCAACTCAGTTGTCTCGCTAGGTTCAACTGATGCCCTCAGTCTCCAAGAAGAAGCTGTCTACCAGCTGCTGCTCGGCAAGGTACGGCCGTAA
- a CDS encoding NAD(P)(+) transhydrogenase (Re/Si-specific) subunit beta — translation MSLNLVTLLYLFASVCFIQALKGLSHPTTSIRGNVFGMVGMAVAVLTTAALILKLAGQMGQDGMSGLAWVLGALLVGGTAGTLMAKRVEMTKMPELVAFMHSMIGLAAVFIAVAAVAEPWAFSIVEKGGAIPGGNRIELGLGAFIGAITFSGSVIAFGKLSGKYKFRLFQGAPVTFPGQHKLNLVLGLASLFFLFGFWHSQSSLDFGLLLALGFVMGVLIIIPIGGADMPVVVSMLNSYSGWAAAGIGFSLNNSMLIIAGSLVGSSGAILSYIMCKAMNRSFFNVILGGFGGDATAAATGGAVQRAVKSGSADDAAYMLSNAETVIIVPGYGLAVARAQHAVNELAEKLVHRGVKVKYAIHPVAGRMPGHMNVLLAEAEVPYDQVFEMEDINGEFAQADVAIILGANDVVNPAALQKGSSIYGMPILEAYKAKTVIVNKRSMAAGYAGLDNELFYMDKTMMVFGDAKKVVEDMGKAIE, via the coding sequence ATGAGCTTGAATCTCGTCACTCTCCTTTATTTGTTTGCCAGCGTGTGCTTTATCCAAGCCCTGAAGGGCTTGTCGCACCCCACCACCTCCATTCGCGGCAATGTATTTGGCATGGTCGGTATGGCCGTGGCTGTGCTAACCACAGCCGCGCTGATTCTGAAACTGGCGGGCCAAATGGGGCAAGACGGCATGTCTGGCTTGGCTTGGGTCTTGGGTGCGCTGCTGGTCGGTGGCACTGCGGGTACCTTGATGGCCAAACGCGTAGAAATGACCAAAATGCCCGAGTTGGTCGCATTCATGCACAGCATGATCGGCTTGGCTGCGGTGTTCATTGCCGTGGCCGCAGTGGCCGAGCCGTGGGCCTTCAGCATTGTGGAAAAGGGTGGCGCTATTCCAGGCGGCAACCGGATCGAGTTGGGGCTGGGGGCTTTCATTGGTGCCATCACGTTCTCGGGCTCAGTCATTGCGTTTGGCAAGCTGTCTGGTAAATACAAGTTTCGCCTGTTCCAAGGTGCGCCCGTCACCTTCCCGGGGCAGCACAAGCTGAACCTGGTGTTGGGGCTGGCGTCCTTGTTCTTTTTATTTGGCTTTTGGCACTCCCAAAGTAGCTTGGACTTTGGCCTGCTGCTGGCGCTGGGCTTTGTGATGGGCGTGCTCATCATCATCCCCATTGGCGGCGCGGACATGCCTGTGGTGGTGTCCATGCTCAACAGCTATTCAGGTTGGGCCGCGGCCGGTATTGGCTTTAGTTTGAACAACAGCATGCTGATCATTGCGGGCTCGCTGGTGGGCTCAAGCGGCGCCATTCTGAGCTACATCATGTGCAAGGCCATGAACCGCTCCTTCTTCAACGTGATCTTGGGCGGGTTTGGCGGCGATGCGACAGCGGCTGCGACCGGCGGAGCAGTGCAGCGCGCTGTCAAAAGCGGTAGCGCGGACGATGCGGCCTACATGCTGAGCAACGCAGAGACCGTGATCATTGTTCCCGGCTACGGCTTGGCCGTGGCACGTGCCCAGCACGCGGTGAATGAGCTGGCAGAAAAACTGGTGCACCGTGGCGTGAAGGTCAAATACGCCATTCACCCTGTGGCGGGGCGCATGCCGGGCCACATGAACGTCTTGCTGGCGGAGGCGGAAGTGCCCTACGACCAGGTGTTTGAGATGGAAGACATCAATGGCGAGTTTGCCCAAGCTGACGTGGCCATCATCTTGGGTGCCAACGACGTGGTGAACCCTGCGGCTTTGCAAAAAGGCAGCTCCATCTATGGCATGCCTATTCTGGAGGCCTACAAGGCAAAAACCGTTATTGTTAACAAACGCTCTATGGCTGCGGGCTACGCGGGCTTGGACAATGAACTCTTCTACATGGACAAAACCATGATGGTGTTTGGTGACGCCAAAAAGGTCGTGGAAGACATGGGCAAAGCCATCGAGTAA
- a CDS encoding phage head spike fiber domain-containing protein: MHIGYALSPVAMASQGLLAPSLQLDFLSGTLDPRITFTRAGGADATVFGSNGLLQTPPPNTPRFDYDPVTLQPRGLLIEEARTNLLLHSRDMTQAAWSKTDVTPTRNQVGIDGVANTACLMTEGVAGSSIALQNGAAVTAGSTITSSWVLKRGNTDWMACHTGDATDGARGWFNLNSGAKGSVVARGAGTNNSSTITPLGGGWYRCTVTTTPNGTYTIPIAASFAAPADNSIARVNNATYITDCAQLEVGASASSIIPTTTAAVTRAADNVVMTGTNFSSWYNSAAGSFVVEGDTTTTSNPATLTDVNDNSFNQRMQVRFSTSTLAQAIITSGGVVQTTPLSTSVVAGAVVKMGLSYASAGTSWVTNGSTVQAGSALTLPAPTQLRLGSAAGGGSEVLNGHIRSIRYYNTRLPDQMLRALTT, from the coding sequence ATGCACATCGGCTACGCACTATCCCCGGTGGCGATGGCCTCACAAGGCCTGCTAGCCCCATCCCTGCAGCTCGACTTCCTGAGCGGAACTCTCGACCCCCGCATCACTTTCACGCGCGCTGGCGGCGCGGACGCGACAGTGTTTGGCTCCAATGGCTTACTTCAAACGCCTCCACCCAATACACCAAGATTCGACTACGACCCGGTGACACTACAACCCCGTGGGCTGCTAATCGAAGAAGCTCGGACGAACCTGCTCCTGCACTCACGCGACATGACGCAGGCAGCTTGGAGCAAGACTGACGTAACACCTACGCGCAATCAGGTGGGTATTGACGGGGTTGCGAATACGGCTTGCTTGATGACTGAGGGTGTGGCGGGGAGTTCTATCGCCCTACAGAACGGTGCCGCTGTTACTGCTGGCTCAACTATCACTAGCTCGTGGGTTCTTAAACGTGGAAACACGGATTGGATGGCTTGCCACACTGGTGACGCTACTGATGGTGCGCGTGGGTGGTTCAACCTGAATTCGGGCGCAAAAGGTTCTGTTGTCGCAAGGGGCGCGGGAACAAACAACAGCAGCACGATCACGCCGCTGGGCGGTGGATGGTATCGGTGTACTGTCACAACGACACCAAACGGAACCTACACGATACCAATTGCGGCATCGTTTGCCGCGCCAGCAGACAACTCCATAGCTCGCGTCAACAACGCCACCTACATCACAGACTGCGCCCAACTAGAAGTAGGTGCTTCTGCAAGCTCAATCATCCCTACAACAACTGCGGCTGTAACACGGGCTGCGGATAACGTTGTGATGACTGGGACTAACTTTAGTAGTTGGTACAACAGTGCTGCGGGGAGTTTTGTTGTGGAAGGCGATACGACAACTACGTCCAACCCTGCAACGCTGACTGACGTAAACGACAATTCATTTAACCAGCGTATGCAAGTGCGGTTTTCGACTAGCACTTTGGCGCAGGCAATCATAACTTCGGGTGGAGTTGTGCAAACTACGCCTCTATCGACAAGTGTGGTGGCTGGTGCTGTGGTAAAGATGGGCCTATCGTATGCCTCAGCAGGAACTAGCTGGGTCACTAATGGCAGCACGGTACAAGCGGGATCGGCTTTGACACTTCCGGCACCCACCCAACTACGACTAGGTTCCGCCGCAGGAGGCGGAAGCGAGGTACTAAACGGCCATATCCGCTCCATCCGCTACTACAACACCCGCCTGCCTGACCAGATGTTGCGGGCTTTGACAACTTAA
- the mnmA gene encoding tRNA 2-thiouridine(34) synthase MnmA — protein MNKHRIVVGLSGGVDSAVTAYLLKKQGHEVVGIFMKNWEDDDSSEEDSKYCSSNVDFIDAAAVADVLGIEIEHVNFAAEYKDRVFAEFLREYQAGRTPNPDILCNAEIKFKSFLDHAMRLGAEKIATGHYARVRHNVASGSHELLKGLDASKDQSYFLHRLNQAQLSKTMFPVGELQKTEVRRIADEIGLPNAKKKDSTGICFIGERPFRDFLNRYISKEPGPIKDAKGRTIGEHVGLSFYTLGQRQGLGIGGLKAKGAQKGGGEHAPWFVARKDMAQNTLWVVQGHDHPWLLSSQLIAQDLSWTTGQAPAAGAYGAKTRYRQADADCILDATHAGSMGLRFSDAQWAVTPGQSAVVYDGDVCLGGGVIASAEKT, from the coding sequence ATGAATAAGCATCGCATCGTTGTTGGACTCAGTGGCGGCGTTGACTCGGCTGTCACCGCCTACTTGCTCAAAAAGCAAGGCCATGAGGTCGTCGGCATTTTTATGAAAAACTGGGAAGACGACGACAGCAGCGAAGAAGACAGCAAGTACTGTTCATCCAACGTTGACTTCATTGATGCGGCAGCCGTGGCCGATGTTTTAGGCATTGAGATAGAACACGTCAATTTCGCTGCGGAGTACAAAGACCGAGTGTTCGCGGAGTTCTTGCGGGAGTACCAGGCCGGTCGCACGCCCAACCCGGACATCTTGTGCAATGCCGAGATCAAGTTCAAGTCATTCTTGGACCATGCAATGCGACTTGGCGCCGAAAAAATTGCTACGGGCCACTACGCTCGGGTGCGGCACAACGTTGCGTCTGGATCCCATGAGTTGCTCAAGGGCTTGGACGCAAGCAAAGACCAGAGCTATTTCTTGCACCGATTGAATCAGGCACAGCTCAGCAAAACGATGTTTCCCGTTGGCGAGTTGCAAAAGACCGAGGTAAGGCGAATTGCCGACGAAATAGGCTTGCCCAATGCCAAGAAAAAGGATTCCACGGGCATTTGCTTCATTGGGGAGCGCCCCTTTCGAGACTTTTTGAATCGTTACATCTCAAAAGAACCCGGCCCCATCAAAGACGCCAAAGGCCGCACGATTGGGGAACATGTGGGCCTGTCGTTCTACACATTGGGACAGCGACAAGGACTCGGCATTGGCGGCCTAAAGGCCAAAGGAGCACAAAAAGGCGGTGGGGAGCATGCACCTTGGTTTGTGGCGCGCAAAGACATGGCCCAGAACACCCTGTGGGTTGTACAGGGCCACGACCATCCCTGGCTCTTATCGTCCCAATTGATAGCCCAAGACTTGAGCTGGACCACAGGACAAGCCCCGGCGGCGGGGGCTTATGGGGCGAAAACCCGCTACCGCCAAGCGGACGCAGACTGTATCTTGGACGCAACACACGCGGGCAGCATGGGTTTGCGGTTTTCCGATGCGCAATGGGCGGTGACGCCTGGACAATCTGCCGTGGTCTACGATGGGGACGTATGCTTAGGCGGTGGGGTAATCGCTAGCGCGGAAAAAACGTGA
- a CDS encoding 5'-methylthioadenosine/adenosylhomocysteine nucleosidase: protein MKDIATMIAARTTAILSALPEEQAGLIAQLEQVDVVQRAGRQFWRGRLQGHAVVLGLSRIGKVAAATTTTALIEGLGATQLLFTGVAGGVGPGVRVGDVVVGSGYVQHDMDASPLFPRYEIPLYGRTVFPGDEALTAHLLQAATAVAAHPVAGWSPAVHHGLIASGDQFVNGLVHSENIVAGLQALGHMPLAVEMEGAAVAQVCADYGIPFAAVRTISDRADATAHVDFTQFVTEVASVYAQRIVAQFFKTL, encoded by the coding sequence ATGAAAGACATCGCCACCATGATTGCTGCAAGGACTACCGCCATCTTGAGTGCATTGCCTGAGGAGCAAGCAGGTTTGATTGCCCAACTAGAGCAAGTGGACGTGGTGCAGCGTGCAGGGCGTCAGTTCTGGCGCGGCAGGCTCCAAGGCCACGCCGTCGTGCTGGGCTTGTCTCGCATCGGTAAGGTCGCCGCGGCCACGACGACCACCGCGTTGATTGAAGGGCTAGGTGCGACGCAGCTGCTCTTTACAGGCGTGGCCGGTGGGGTAGGGCCGGGCGTTCGCGTGGGTGATGTGGTGGTCGGCAGCGGGTATGTGCAGCATGACATGGACGCATCCCCTCTGTTTCCACGCTACGAGATTCCGCTGTATGGACGCACCGTGTTCCCTGGAGATGAGGCACTCACAGCGCATTTGCTGCAAGCCGCCACAGCGGTGGCAGCACACCCCGTGGCAGGTTGGTCGCCCGCCGTGCACCATGGCCTGATTGCCAGTGGAGACCAGTTTGTCAATGGCCTTGTGCACTCAGAAAACATCGTCGCAGGTCTGCAAGCGCTGGGTCACATGCCTTTGGCGGTCGAGATGGAGGGCGCGGCAGTTGCTCAGGTCTGCGCAGACTACGGTATTCCCTTTGCGGCTGTGCGCACCATCTCGGACCGGGCTGACGCCACTGCGCACGTGGACTTTACCCAGTTCGTCACCGAGGTGGCCAGCGTTTACGCCCAACGAATTGTGGCGCAGTTTTTCAAAACGCTATAA
- a CDS encoding long-chain-fatty-acid--CoA ligase: MTDRVWLKSYPKGVPADIDATQYSSLVALMEESFQKYSKRVAYNFMGKDITYAQTDALSQTFAAYLQSLGLAKGDRVAIMMPNVPQYPVAVAAILRAGLVVVNVNPLYTPRELEHQLKDAGAKAIVIIENFASTLEKCIASTPVKHIVLCSMGDQLGLLKGSLVNYVVRNVKKMVPAFNLPTAVRFNDALAIGAKRSFKRVDPKADEVAVLQYTGGTTGVSKGAVLLHRNVIANALQSEAWNAPVMQKVPANEQPTSVCALPLYHIFAFTVGMMLSMRTGGKLILIPNPRDIPGVLKELSKHTIHSFPAVNTLFNGLANHPDFNTVDWSHLKVSVGGGTAVQSSVAKLWFEKTGCPICEGYGLSETSPSASCNPVTSTEYTGTIGVPLPSTYLKLLDDDGNEVALGQSGEIAIKGPQVMAGYWQRPDETAKVMTPDGYFKSGDIGVVDERGFFKIVDRKKDMILVSGFNVFPTELEDVLAQMPGVMECACVGMPDAKTGEAVKLVIVKKDPNLSEADVRAFCKENLTGYKQPKVVEFRVELPKTPVGKILRRELRDK; encoded by the coding sequence ATGACAGACCGCGTTTGGCTTAAGAGCTACCCCAAGGGGGTGCCAGCCGATATTGATGCCACCCAGTACAGCTCACTGGTGGCATTGATGGAAGAGAGCTTCCAGAAGTACAGCAAGCGCGTCGCATACAACTTCATGGGCAAAGACATCACCTATGCCCAAACGGATGCATTGAGCCAAACCTTCGCGGCCTATTTGCAAAGCCTGGGCTTGGCCAAAGGCGACCGCGTCGCCATCATGATGCCCAACGTGCCCCAGTACCCCGTGGCGGTCGCTGCCATTTTGCGAGCAGGTTTGGTGGTGGTGAATGTCAATCCGCTGTACACGCCGCGTGAGTTGGAACATCAGCTCAAAGATGCTGGCGCCAAGGCGATTGTCATTATTGAGAACTTTGCCAGCACGCTGGAGAAATGCATAGCCAGCACACCGGTGAAGCATATTGTTTTGTGCTCTATGGGCGACCAACTGGGTTTGCTCAAAGGTAGTTTGGTGAACTACGTCGTGCGCAACGTGAAGAAGATGGTGCCAGCCTTCAACCTGCCCACGGCCGTTCGCTTCAACGACGCCTTGGCCATTGGCGCCAAGCGCAGCTTCAAACGTGTTGACCCCAAGGCTGACGAAGTTGCCGTTTTGCAATACACCGGCGGTACCACCGGTGTGTCCAAGGGCGCCGTGCTGTTGCACCGCAATGTGATCGCCAATGCCTTGCAGTCCGAGGCATGGAATGCACCGGTGATGCAAAAGGTGCCGGCCAACGAGCAGCCCACCAGCGTGTGCGCCTTGCCGCTGTACCATATCTTCGCGTTTACCGTGGGCATGATGCTGTCCATGCGCACCGGCGGCAAGCTGATCTTGATCCCCAACCCGCGTGACATTCCGGGCGTGCTTAAAGAACTGTCTAAACACACCATCCACAGCTTCCCGGCCGTGAATACCTTATTCAATGGCTTGGCCAATCACCCAGATTTCAACACGGTGGATTGGAGTCACCTTAAGGTGTCAGTAGGTGGCGGGACCGCCGTGCAAAGCTCTGTGGCTAAGTTGTGGTTTGAGAAGACAGGTTGCCCCATTTGCGAAGGCTATGGTTTGAGTGAAACCTCGCCTTCCGCCTCATGCAACCCTGTGACGTCTACCGAATACACCGGCACCATCGGCGTGCCACTGCCTAGCACCTACCTGAAGTTGCTGGACGATGACGGCAACGAAGTCGCATTAGGTCAGTCCGGCGAAATTGCCATCAAGGGCCCGCAAGTCATGGCCGGCTATTGGCAGCGTCCTGATGAGACAGCCAAAGTGATGACGCCCGATGGCTACTTCAAGTCGGGCGATATTGGTGTAGTGGACGAGCGTGGCTTCTTCAAGATTGTGGACCGCAAAAAGGACATGATTTTGGTGAGTGGCTTCAATGTCTTCCCCACCGAGTTGGAAGACGTGCTCGCCCAAATGCCTGGGGTGATGGAGTGTGCTTGCGTGGGTATGCCAGATGCCAAAACCGGTGAGGCAGTGAAGCTGGTGATCGTCAAGAAAGACCCCAATTTGAGCGAAGCGGATGTACGCGCGTTTTGCAAAGAAAACCTCACTGGCTACAAACAGCCCAAGGTGGTGGAATTCCGCGTCGAATTGCCCAAGACGCCGGTGGGTAAAATTTTGCGTCGCGAACTGCGCGACAAGTAG
- a CDS encoding NAD(P) transhydrogenase subunit alpha: MEMVSPTVLNLIIFVLAIYVGYHVVWTVTPALHTPLMAVTNAVSAIVIVGAMLAAALTETPLGKSMGVLAVALAAVNVFGGFMVTRRMLEMFKKKDKKPAAKESAK, translated from the coding sequence ATGGAAATGGTTTCCCCCACGGTACTTAACTTGATCATCTTTGTGCTGGCCATCTACGTGGGTTACCACGTGGTGTGGACAGTGACGCCTGCTTTGCACACGCCCTTGATGGCGGTAACCAATGCGGTGTCCGCCATCGTGATAGTTGGCGCGATGTTGGCCGCAGCGCTGACCGAAACCCCGCTTGGTAAATCCATGGGCGTATTGGCGGTGGCATTAGCCGCCGTCAATGTGTTTGGCGGATTCATGGTGACTCGCCGCATGTTGGAAATGTTCAAAAAGAAAGACAAGAAGCCCGCAGCCAAGGAGTCCGCGAAATGA
- a CDS encoding DUF4406 domain-containing protein: protein MKRVYIAGPMTGLPHFNYPAFNAAAERLRALGFDVENPAENPVPNCGTWLGYMRMAIRQLVTCDGVALLPGWKGSRGARIERWLAGMLGLAVVTESTIQQGPEALDA from the coding sequence ATGAAGCGCGTTTACATCGCTGGGCCTATGACAGGCTTGCCACACTTCAACTACCCCGCGTTCAATGCGGCAGCAGAACGCCTGCGTGCCCTTGGCTTTGACGTAGAAAACCCAGCTGAAAACCCGGTGCCCAATTGCGGCACCTGGTTGGGTTACATGAGGATGGCCATCCGCCAATTGGTGACTTGCGACGGTGTCGCACTGCTGCCTGGTTGGAAGGGTTCACGCGGAGCGCGCATTGAGCGCTGGCTCGCAGGCATGTTGGGCCTAGCCGTCGTTACTGAGAGCACTATTCAGCAAGGGCCGGAGGCTTTAGATGCCTGA
- a CDS encoding spike base protein, RCAP_Rcc01079 family, protein MPDYFNGPTAPAQGGFAVLPDANFTQPSRALVVCTGGSLSVLMIDGTTVVFSAIASGTQLPLRATKVIAAGTTATNIVALY, encoded by the coding sequence ATGCCAGACTACTTCAACGGCCCCACAGCACCAGCACAAGGCGGCTTTGCCGTGTTGCCAGACGCCAACTTCACCCAACCTTCACGTGCGCTAGTGGTGTGCACAGGCGGCTCCCTGTCGGTGTTGATGATCGACGGAACCACCGTCGTTTTCAGCGCCATTGCATCTGGCACCCAACTGCCCCTGCGTGCCACAAAGGTGATCGCGGCCGGAACCACAGCAACCAACATCGTCGCCCTGTACTAA
- the corA gene encoding magnesium/cobalt transporter CorA — protein sequence MLNIFTLANGRLFQEEIESLEELAKFQPIWVDLESPTVEEKRWIKQYYGLSIPEDAMDEDIEESARFYEEDNGDLHIRSDFLVPDDDEPHTVRVAFILNLVNNDLRSKGVLFSIHDEDVPVFRLLRMRARRAPGLIDDAKQVLLKLFDADAEYSADTLEGIYDELDKVSKKVLSGNVTDAIAGEALGAIARHEDLSGRIRRNVMDTRRAVSFMMRSKILSSEQFDEARQILRDIDSLDAHTAFLFDKINFLMDATVGFININQNKIIKIFSVASVALLPPTLIASLYGMNFKFMPELEWSLGYPYALGLMVASAVVPMMYFRKRGWLK from the coding sequence ATGCTGAATATTTTCACGCTTGCGAATGGACGTCTGTTTCAAGAAGAAATCGAGTCCTTGGAAGAACTGGCCAAGTTCCAGCCCATCTGGGTGGACTTGGAGTCGCCCACCGTCGAAGAGAAGCGCTGGATAAAGCAGTACTACGGGCTGTCGATTCCAGAAGATGCGATGGACGAAGACATCGAAGAGTCCGCTCGCTTCTACGAAGAAGACAATGGCGACCTGCACATTCGCAGTGACTTTTTGGTCCCCGATGACGACGAACCCCACACCGTGCGGGTCGCGTTTATTCTGAACTTGGTCAACAACGACCTGAGAAGCAAGGGTGTCCTCTTCTCAATCCATGACGAAGACGTCCCTGTTTTTCGCTTACTTCGCATGCGCGCGCGTCGAGCGCCCGGCTTGATTGACGATGCCAAACAGGTGCTGCTCAAACTTTTTGATGCGGATGCCGAATACTCCGCCGATACACTGGAAGGCATTTACGACGAGCTAGACAAAGTCAGCAAAAAAGTCCTGTCTGGCAACGTAACGGACGCGATTGCAGGCGAAGCTTTGGGGGCCATTGCGCGACACGAAGACTTGAGTGGGCGCATCCGCCGCAACGTAATGGACACCCGCCGTGCGGTCAGCTTCATGATGCGTAGCAAAATTCTGAGCAGCGAGCAGTTCGACGAAGCCCGGCAAATTTTGCGCGACATTGACTCACTGGATGCGCACACTGCGTTTCTCTTCGACAAGATCAACTTCTTGATGGACGCCACGGTCGGCTTTATCAACATCAACCAGAACAAGATCATCAAGATCTTCTCTGTGGCCAGTGTGGCGCTGTTGCCGCCCACCTTGATCGCGAGCCTGTATGGCATGAACTTCAAGTTCATGCCTGAGTTGGAGTGGTCTCTAGGCTACCCCTACGCACTGGGGCTGATGGTGGCAAGTGCCGTGGTGCCTATGATGTATTTCAGGAAACGTGGCTGGTTGAAGTAA